In Streptomyces nojiriensis, the sequence CCGCTGTTAGCCAGTCCGGTCCTCGACCGCGAGCGGCAGCGCGGACACCGCGACCCCGATCGGCAGCACCTGCGGCACGACCGCCACGGCCGGAGCGAGGGCGGTGGGTTGTGTAGCCGCGTGCGCGGCCGTGGGAAGAATCAGGGTCAGGGTGAGCGCGGCGGCCGCGACAGCGGACCGCTTCAAGATCATCATGGCCTGGTTGTACCGACCCCCGCACCGTCAGCACCAGGCCTCACCGGCCCGGTTCACCCACCCGAGCGCCTCGGTTCACCGCCGAAACGCCACTGCATCCCCGTGGCAACCGCCGGCCGAAGCATGGCAGCGAGCGGCTTCGGACTGCGTTGCGCGGCGATCACTACGCCCACTCAAACACCAAGATCACCGAGAGAGCTGACGTACAAGGCGACAGCGCCTGCCTCCCGATGCCGGAGGCAGGCGCTGTCGTTGCGCTGGCACGTCAGCGGGCTGGTCAGCTCTGCGTGCCCTCCAGGACGTTGGACTTGGCCGGCGATGCGTCCTTCACGAACCGCAGCGCATTGTTGTGGATCACCAGCGGCTTACCACCGTTGTCGCGGGTGCCCTGCCAGATCTCGTACCAGTCGCCCATGTCGTAGAAGCTGACCGGGTCGCCCTTCGTCGACTTCGGCTTCATCCAGCCGTCCGTGGAGTCGATCCACGTGCCGTTCTCGGTACGGCAGGTGACCTGGAGGTGGCCCCCCAGTGCCCGTCCTTCGCCCATCCGTCCACGACCTTCACCCACAGCGCGGGGTTCGTGCGCGGGGCCCAGTCGGCGCCGATGGTCTTCTCTTCTTTCTTCTTGTCCTCGTTCCACTGGTACTCCGGCGCGACCCCGTTGACCCCCAGGCGTCCGTCGTCACCGAACCGGACCACCCCGTGGGAGGTCCGGCCCACCTGGTCCTGGCGCGCCTGCAAGCGCTTCATCCCCGCCTGGAACCTGGCCTCGTTCACCTCACTCTGAGCCCTCATGATGGCCGAGGCGACCGAATGCAGCAGCTTCCCGGCCGGCCCGCGGGAGGTCCCCGTGTACTTCGGCTTGATCTTTTTCTCGTGTGCGGCCATGTCGAAGGTGTCCGGACCCGCCTTCTTGATCTCCTCGGCGAACGCGTGGACCTGCTCCTCGGTGATGCCCTCGATCGTGTGCGCCTGCATCGCGAGGACGGCGGATCCGGGGCGGCCGCCATTGAAGCCCCGGTACCTCCAGCTAACGCCCGAAGACACGAACGTGCCCGGCCGCACCGTGGGGTGCGACCGGGCGCGATGCCCTGCGGCTGGGGTCAGTGGTAGGCGTGGACGACGGCGTGACCCTTGCCGCGGCCGATCATCCACTTGTTGACCGGCGTCGTAATCACGAAGGCCACGGCGAGACCGCCCAGCAGCGTGGTCCAAAACAGCGTGTCCGACAGGTGGGCCTCCATCGCTCCGGGGACCAGGGCGATGATGCCGTTGTCGACGAGTTCCATCACCGCGATCGAGACGGTGTCGGCGGCCAGTGCCACCTTGATCGCGCTCTTCCAGTCGAGGCCTGCCTTGCGGACCGCGAACAGGGTGAAGGAGTAGCCGAAGACGAAGGCCAGCGCGATCGCCAGGATCATCGTCTGGACGTTGCTCCACATCAGGGCGGTGCCGATGACCATGCCGAGGATCTCGCCGATGGCGCATCCAGTCAGGCAGTGCAGCGTCGCCTTGGCTGCGGTCCCCCAGGACACCCCGCCCATCCGGTGCCCGGCGTGACCTGCGTGCGGCTGGTGCGCGGCGTGGTCGTGGGCGGTGCTGGTGTGGTGTGCGCTGTGGTCCATGACCGTCATCCCCAATCCCATTCAGTGTGACCCCGTCCCCGCGGGCTCACACCACCACCGTATACCTCATGGGGGTATACGGTGGTGGCGGCGGTCAGCGCCTTTCGGTTTCGCCGGAACCCTGCCAGGGTGTGGACGGCCTGTCCCCGCCCACCAGAACGGCAGCAGTCAGCTGCTGCTCCCTGGTGAACCGTGTCTGCCCGTAGGTGTGCCCGTGCGCCCTCGGGTCGCGTTCCCCGAACGTGGCTTCAGTGAGCGACCGCCCCCGGGGGGCCTGCGGCGCTGCCACCGCCACCGGCAGGGCGAAGGCGTGCTCGAACGCCAGAACCCCCCGGTCGGCAAGGGCGCTGCTCCTCCGCCCGCGATGAGCTCGACCGCGCAACCGGTCCAGCCATCCCCGGATGCCCCGATGCTGTGCACCGGGCGACGGCAGCACAGCGGCCGGCTGGTCGAGCCGGGTTGAGGCGGCCCGGCACCCGTTCTCGCTAACTTGCCGCGCATGCCTGGGCGTGTCCGCGATGCGTCCTCGGCCAACGCAGATGCCTGCATAGTCTCCCCGGCATGGACATCGTGATCCCGCTCTTCAGGCTCTTCGAGCCGCTCGACGCCATCGGCCCGTACCAGCTCCTGGCGAACGTCCCCGACGTCCGGGTGCGCTTCGTCGCGCCCGAACCGGGGCGGATTGCCGACGTCCTGGGCGCCATGCGGGTGGACGTGCGCACCCGGTACACGGAGGTCGAGTCCTGCGACGTACTGCTCGTTCCGGGGGGTGCGGGGGCGCGCCTGATGCTGAACAACACGGAGTTCATCGACTGGGTGCGCCG encodes:
- a CDS encoding DUF4396 domain-containing protein; translation: MDHSAHHTSTAHDHAAHQPHAGHAGHRMGGVSWGTAAKATLHCLTGCAIGEILGMVIGTALMWSNVQTMILAIALAFVFGYSFTLFAVRKAGLDWKSAIKVALAADTVSIAVMELVDNGIIALVPGAMEAHLSDTLFWTTLLGGLAVAFVITTPVNKWMIGRGKGHAVVHAYH